A genomic region of Pseudoalteromonas piscicida contains the following coding sequences:
- a CDS encoding LysR substrate-binding domain-containing protein, with product MIDIKHLKTISTLKETGSLVNTARELFLTQSALSHQIKDLESKLDCQLFERKTQPVRFTPQGMLLLELANDVLPKVEATKCRLKESLNQPISQLRLSVECHACFHWLLPTIKEFNTFWPDIKVDYERGFSYDAIPDLIEDELDLVLTSDIREPEQLEYAHLFDFKLKLIVAPDHELAKKAYVTALDLKDETIISYPIPRERQDIFKHFIQNARFDGTLKTVDQGLLIFQLVSAGMGVAALPDWLVTPYESQGLIKSIPLGALGLNRPMYLAMKKSMKDNPVYRHFLNTCRKTTAR from the coding sequence ATGATTGATATAAAGCACCTAAAGACTATCTCCACCTTGAAAGAAACTGGTTCTCTCGTGAATACAGCACGAGAGCTATTCCTGACTCAATCTGCTTTATCACATCAGATCAAAGATCTTGAGAGCAAACTCGACTGCCAGCTTTTTGAGCGCAAAACGCAACCAGTACGCTTTACCCCTCAAGGGATGTTATTATTGGAACTTGCCAACGATGTTTTACCTAAAGTTGAAGCAACCAAGTGTCGTTTGAAGGAAAGCCTTAATCAACCTATCTCGCAACTCAGGTTAAGCGTGGAATGTCATGCTTGTTTTCACTGGTTGCTGCCAACAATTAAAGAATTCAATACCTTTTGGCCTGACATTAAAGTCGATTACGAACGTGGTTTTAGCTACGACGCTATTCCTGACCTTATTGAAGATGAGCTGGACTTAGTGCTTACCTCAGACATTCGAGAACCAGAACAATTGGAATACGCGCACCTTTTCGACTTTAAATTAAAGTTAATCGTTGCACCAGATCACGAATTGGCCAAGAAGGCCTATGTCACAGCACTCGACCTAAAAGATGAAACCATCATTTCTTACCCTATTCCTCGCGAGCGCCAGGATATATTTAAGCACTTTATTCAAAATGCACGCTTTGATGGTACGCTAAAAACCGTCGATCAAGGTTTATTAATCTTCCAACTGGTAAGTGCAGGCATGGGGGTTGCAGCACTACCGGACTGGTTAGTGACACCTTATGAGAGTCAAGGGCTAATTAAATCGATTCCTCTAGGCGCACTTGGGCTAAATCGTCCAATGTATTTAGCAATGAAGAAAAGCATGAAAGATAACCCTGTTTATCGTCATTTCCTCAATACTTGCCGTAAAACCACTGCAAGATAG
- a CDS encoding YdcF family protein, with protein MFEVKKVIGQLMMPLPLSLVVLVGLMLFIAKTRKGPYIASWFVLLTTWALSTPYVAQHIIEWDTGALAAFNPSKHNNIDKIVVLGCDLYPDKSPPSNAQLGSCGLARLVEGVRLANIYPKAQLYVSGYGYGHATSAGLMARTAQSLGISATRIKQNPNAKDTADEAKMLAPLLVDYDVALVTSASHIQRAKNLFEAQGIEVFAAPTEFYNFKQYPPSRQFIPNHKALEVVTRIWHEQVGSMWITIRRVIDPEAL; from the coding sequence ATGTTTGAAGTCAAAAAGGTTATCGGTCAACTTATGATGCCGTTACCATTATCTTTAGTGGTGCTTGTGGGGCTTATGCTTTTTATCGCCAAAACGCGTAAAGGGCCTTACATCGCAAGCTGGTTTGTCTTACTCACGACATGGGCGTTATCGACTCCTTATGTCGCACAACATATTATTGAGTGGGATACAGGCGCTCTCGCCGCATTCAATCCAAGCAAGCACAACAATATAGATAAAATCGTGGTACTTGGCTGTGATTTATACCCAGATAAATCTCCCCCCAGCAACGCCCAACTTGGCAGCTGCGGTCTAGCCAGATTAGTTGAAGGCGTAAGACTTGCTAATATTTACCCAAAGGCCCAGCTGTATGTCTCTGGTTACGGCTATGGCCATGCAACAAGCGCGGGACTCATGGCAAGAACCGCACAGAGCCTGGGTATTTCCGCTACACGTATTAAGCAAAACCCCAATGCCAAAGACACCGCGGACGAAGCAAAAATGCTAGCACCTTTACTAGTCGATTATGACGTCGCATTGGTCACATCGGCTTCGCACATACAGCGAGCAAAAAACCTATTTGAAGCACAAGGCATAGAAGTGTTCGCTGCACCGACGGAGTTTTATAACTTCAAGCAATACCCACCGAGCAGACAATTTATTCCAAACCATAAGGCCTTAGAAGTAGTCACTCGGATTTGGCATGAACAGGTTGGAAGTATGTGGATCACGATCCGTCGTGTGATTGACCCTGAGGCACTTTAA